In Vicugna pacos chromosome 10, VicPac4, whole genome shotgun sequence, the following proteins share a genomic window:
- the LOC102539934 gene encoding olfactory receptor 4C16-like has translation MLNNNVTEFILLGLTQDPVRKKTVFVTFLFLYLGTLLGNLLIIATIKTSRALGSPMYFLFHLSLSDTCFSTSIAPRVIADALLKNITISFSECIVQVFSFHSFGCLEIFILILMAIDRYVAICKPLHYMTIMSQQVCGGLVAVAWVGSCVHSSTQIFLTLSLPFCGPNVIDHYLCDLQPLLKLACADTYVTNLLLVSNSGAICTVSFVVLMVSYVVILHHLRNHSAEGRRKALSTCISHIIVVILFFGPCIFIYTRPATTFPMDKMITVFYTLGTPLINPLVYTLRNAEVKNAMRMLWRKNVISDDKR, from the coding sequence ATGCTGAATAATAACGTGACTGAGTTCATTCTGCTTGGGTTGACCCAAGATCCTGTCAGGAAGAAAACAGTGTTTGTCActttcttgtttctctatttGGGAACATTACTGGGGAACCTCCTGATTATTGCTACCATCAAGACCAGCCGGGCACTTGGGAGTCCAATGTACTTCCTTTTCCACTTATCTCTATCTGATACCTGCTTCTCTACTTCCATAGCTCCTAGAGTGATTGCAGATGCCCTTTTGAAGAACATCACAATCTCTTTCAGTGAGTGCATAGTCCAGGTTTTCTCTTTCCACTCCTTTGGCTGCCTGGAGATCTTCATCCTTATCCTCATGGCCATtgaccgctacgtggccatctgtaAGCCTCTGCACTATATGACCATTATGAGTCAACAAGTCTGTGGTGGGTTGGTGGCTGTGGCCTGGGTAGGGTCCTGTGTGCATTCTTCAACTCAGATTTTTCTGACCTTGAGTTTACCTTTCTGTGGTCCCAATGTGATTGATCACTATTTATGTGACTTGCAGCCTCTGTTGAAACTTGCCTGTGCTGATACCTATGTGACCAACCTACTTCTGGTGTCCAACAGTGGGGCCATATGCACAGTGAGCTTTGTTGTGCTGATGGTCTCCTATGTTGTCATCCTGCATCATCTGAGAAACCACAGTGCTGAAGGGAGGAGAAAAGCCCTCTCCACCTGCATCTCTCACATCATCGTGGTCATcctgttctttggtccttgtatatttatatacacacggCCTGCTACCACTTTCCCCATGGATAAGATGATAACTGTGTTTTATACACTTGGAACACCTTTGATCAACCCTCTGGTTTATACGCTGAGGAATGCAgaagtgaaaaatgccatgaggaTGTTATGGAGGAAGAATGTGATCTCAGATGACAAAAGATGA